The genomic region TCGTGCTTGTGTCAAACACACTCCGGGAGGGGCACATTGATTAAAACCACTACACCTGACTCCGCAGCACCAAAGCCCTTTTCCCCTTGGTCCCTAGGGGAACATGTTtcaaacaatatattttattctaaacATTTTAGTAATATATAATGATTTACATTTCACTTCTGTGAATTACCTCAAACCCATTTCATTTTCGGCAAAAGAATCCCATCTGcccaaatactaaaaaaaaaaaaaaaaaaattcagcattacctgttacagggaaaaaataagaCAGTAGGAAGACGATCAACCATGAATTCCCAAGGAAGATCATTCTGAGATACATCGATCCTGGCAAAGGGAAAGAACAGAAAGCATAAAAGAGTAGCCCAGGAAACTCCAACCTGGaacctgaaagcattttctcaaaTAACGTAAGGACCAGGAGCACCGTGTGCGCCACATGGACGGACCCCGGGCAGTGAGCACACCCCTGGCAGGCACAGCGCCCGGGAGAAACTCCGAGACTTCCGGGACAGCCAACTGCTCACCCGACTCACTGAGGGAAACGCAGTAGGgtgctttttagattttttttttctttgatgtggaccatttttaagtcttttattgaatttgttacaatatagcttctgtttcatgttttggttttttggccaggaggcaagTAGGAGCCtagcttcccaaccaaggatcaaacctgcaccccctgcattggaaggtgaaatctaaaccaccagggaagtcctgaaatgtAATAAcgtcttgaaagtaaaagtgaattccaaaaaaaaaaaaaaagtctcactgACACCTGACAGGTAGTCCACCTAACTGACAAACGTGGGCAAGTACGTAACCTGTGAATCAGCTCTGGAAAAAGGACATCACTGTGCAAAATACATCAAGGTTCTGAAAATCTAAGAAAACTGGGAATGAAAGATAACACTCTATATTTTGTAAGTCTAGACAGAGACCAAAAAAGTTGTACTTTCTTAGCAGATTTTACATTAATTTTCTAATACAGGAAGTGCTATCTGGGCTAAATTACCCAACCTGTGCGCTTGCTTTCTGCTGAACTAGGTGGAGGCACCTCTTCAGCCGGCACTGAGCTGGACCTGCAGGAGGGCCTGCCCACTCGCCCCCGGGACTGCTCAGCTGAAACAAAAGGAACATCCTAGAAGGAGGAAGTGGACCTAGGCCAGGTGTCAGTATTCACAAACAGCACGTACaaaagatggaaatgttctgaaTCATTAACTCGACAGAAATTTTCAGAATGTATAATTAGGAGCGGGAGAAATCAGTGCCATGCATTTGTCCAGAAGGAtgaaattcacttaaaaaaaatgacataacCAAACCATAACGGTTTTAAATAGCTTCACTAACAAAACAGCACTCCTGCCTCCCCCTGTGAAAGGCTACAGAGACCATCAGTCCTATTTTTTAAGCAAGTGGTTTATAATCAAATTCTCCTGATTTTTTACTTCGACGAAAAACTAAACTGTAAaatcaaaaaaatatatttgtaaacattCCCTCAGAATCCCACTGGGCTTATCAGGAACTTCTTTCTGCCATTCTCATTCAAGTTCTGGTGTCTATGCCTACATACTGTGAAGACCAGCAGTCATATTTCATATtccattcttttcaaaattaactGTATGAAAAGCATTGTTCTAATGAAGAGGTAAAAAATCCCATCAAATGCTCAACCATAATTTATGTAACCATTTTTCTCCTGTCAGATATAAATAACACTGTAATGATGAGCACACGCTTCTCTGGGAGTCCCATTTCCTTAATTCCCCAAAGTGAAACTAACTGGGTCAAAAGTACATAACCATTTTTGTGACTTCTTACAAATGGTgctaaaatgttttccaaaaagcTTATGCCAATTTACTTTCTCTATTAGCTACATCTGACTGTGCcaatttcatttgattttatCAACACAAGATCCTAccaatgggaattccctggaggtccagtggttaggactctgctttcactgcccaggggactgggtttgatccctggtccaggacctGAAAgccacatgatgtggccaaaacaaagacaaacaaaaaaagattctaCCACTCAAGAGCATTcattaataaacataaatgacattttgttattgttttaatttatatttactaGATTATCATTTCCCtacttgtttattcactctctcCTCTTAGGTGGAAAGTCTGTTTTGTGACCTTTCTTTCACACTGCAGTCCTTCTCAGCTGTTTCTCCCTCCATCCCCCACTTCctctgtggtaaaatatacataacacaaaatgtaccatcttaaccatttctaAGTGCACAGTGCTTTCATAACGCTGTGTAACCATTGCCACCACCTGTCTCAAGCTCTTTCATCCTGCAAAACAGGAACTGACCCCACTCGACAACCACTCCCGTCCTCCTTGCACCCCtcggcaaccaccattctgctttctacCTCTCTGACTCCGACTACTCTAGGGGCCTCGCGCAATGGAAACCGGAgtctgtccttctgtgtctcctttcacttagcatggaCATCCTCGAGGTGCACCCATGTTACAGAACGTCCTTCCTAAAAATTTTAAGGGTGAATAACATTCCACTATACATACAAACCACATTTTGCTCTCAGCAGTTCTCTTAAACCACTTTAATTTCTCAGGGTCTGGAGTATGAAGGCCTGATTTTGAATCCTGATCCCTTATTTACAGGTCGCTTGACTCTGGGCATCCTGCCTGATATTTCTGTGTCTCAGATTCATCCTCAGTAAAAAGAGAGTGGTGATCACACCTGTTCCACTGACTGTCCTAAGGATTAAGTCAGATAACGTGTCTATATAAAAGTTTCACAGCACAGTAACTCCTCTAGTGTGGCTCTAAATCATTATTTACAGTATAcacaaaaggaaagacatatgTGCTGGAAAATACAGCTCTTGTCCTTTTGTAAGTTGGTCTTCTGTATTTTCGTTGCACATTTTCCTAGTGAAATCTGTTCATCCTTTTTTCACTATTTGGCAAGTTTCCACCTCTCAAAGCAACCAGCAAATCcaatattctattttctgtcattttctctgatttgatcttttatatttaattctaCCTATCTGAAGGGGTTAtcttggggaggagggagaaagaagatatagcttaaatttaaataattttccctcCCAACTGCCTACTACCGTATCCAAAAACTCTTTGAGCATTGTTTTTGTAAAATTCACTTGTTTACTGAAGATCCTACATACAGTGCCACGGAATCACACAACTAGAATACCATGTGGGTATTAGccaatctttccttttccttttagggATAAGGAGGGAAACAAGGCCTGGTGGAGAGATTGGCTCCAGGTCCCAGGGCTGGTTGACAGTATGTCAGAGACTGGCCCCCTTTAGGTGGGCCAAGGCCCCAGTGATGTATATTCCAGAAAGCTGGCTACTTGGGGGGCTGTCTAAGCAAACAGCTCAGCACTGCTCCCACAGAAAGACCCTCGTGCTCCGATGAACTTGATCAGGGCAGAACACACTCAACATTATGCAAGGAACACTCAGTATTCACCAGAAGACTCTGGCGCCAATGAGGTTTTGCTCACAGCTTCCCGCTGACAATCAACCCTGTCTTATCCAAGTCCACAGAAAACTGGCAGACCCTTACAAGCCACGTGGCTAAGCTGGAAGGAAGAGTAATGACAGGCACCCAGCCCAGCGTGCAGCAGCATGGGCTTCCTTACCTCGCCACAGTGAACGTGTCTGAGGGCAGGAGCCGAGCTAGCTGGATGAAGACGTGATTGAGGGCTGGACAGAAGCCGCACCACTGTGCGTAGTAAAGTAGCAGCACGTCCTGTGGGAAGAAGTTGGCTGTTACTGCGCTTCTGGGGTCCTCACTGTCCTTAGAGCCCGGCAGGCATTCCACAAATGCTGCTCATGCACAAAGTACAGTGAAACCTTGATCtttgggtattttttaaaaatatttacttacttggCTTCCCTGGGTCTCTCAGTTGTGACATAcgggatctagatccctgacgagggatggaacccaggcccactgcactgggaactcagagtcttagccactggaccaccagggaagttcctggtcTTTTGGTGTTTTCAATTATGTGCTTTTTAAGGATGCTTTGCAATCACAAAAGCACCATGTAATTCACGCATGTTCTGCAATAAGGCTGTTATGTGGTCAGTCTTTTGTACATCAGCACCAACTGCTCCACCCATGATTGCAGCTTTGGAAATTGTTTTAATAGGGACAGATGGCTTGATTTCTGCCTCACTCGATTCCATACCTGTTTCTGAAGGACTACTTCCCAGAAGGTATCAGTCGTCACTTCAGTGATTAAACGCTGAGAAGTGAACTGGGTAGAGTCACTTCCAATAAGATGCCTTTTCAGAGGACTGTAGAGAACACTGAAGTTTTGAATGAAAGactctaaaaataaagagaaaatgagatcAGCTCTTCTTTTGGTATAAGGAGAGTAGCTGGCCCACTTTAAACTCTACACTTTAAAAAGTGGGCTGGCTTCACAGGCCCACATTTTTAACACTTTATGTACAGGCAGAACTCTGAACAAATCCACACAGGAGGGGACAGGGGGTTTGTATTGGCTGGAGTAACTCAGCAGACAGCACTTTAGCTAACAGGAGTTCCATGGTCTACCGTGCGTGGGCTAGGAATCCGACGCTCTTTTTTTCTAACACTGGTCCACAAGACACCAGAGACTGGGTAAGACATCAACAAGTCACCACTGAGATTTCAACCTACAATACCAAGACCTTTAAGCCTAACTACCGATGCAGTGACTGCACGAGTGACTGTAATGTGGGAGGTGTTCACTCATTCATCTGAGGGTGAGGAGCTATGGTCTGTGTTTCCTTTACTAAAGTTCCTCAAGTTTCTTCTTTAATTAAAAGGTTAAGAGAAATAAACAACTATATTTAGTGGGAAAACAGCATAAATAAGGCCCATAAATAATCCAAAACCCTAACTTGAACCAACATTTTTACCCTCCCCACCGATGACTATGTCTTCAGGTTCCTTTGTTTCATCTGAAGCAGCACTAAtctgaatttcatttcttttttttcccttctctctccattCTGAGGTCCTAGTGAACAATGACAGGCTCCACGGAGGAAGGAGGAATGGAAGAAGGCAGAGTGAATACTAAAGAGAATCAGTCATCAACATCTGAATGACACTTAGATGGCTTTTTGAAACATAAAACCCAGAACTGTTCACTAATTTGAATGAGGGCTGAATTCTGAAACTGCCCCAAGAGACGGCTGACTTGAGAGTCACCTCTCCAAAACAACACGTTGGATGTTTTTGTATGAAGACTTTGACAAATTTTGTCACCAACCACAGGACAGAGAACAACAGAATTAGATGTTTCAGAGTAGATacagaagatgaaaagaaatcagaagacGGCTTCTTTTAGATCACCCTTAATTCAGCGTGCAGCCATCACGACCTCACTGGATGCTTGAATGTCAGCACAGGAGGCAGGAAAATCCAATCAACgcttactttaaaaatacaggcttgtttcattttaagaaaactcAGTACACCAAAAGGTAACTTCAGGCAACATGAATGAGGAGCAAGGTGTGATATCAAAAGTGGACGCACTTCATTAAGTGACTATTCACGGGGTTTCTCTACACACTCAGGAGGCTTCATGTTCTAGAATATAATTTGATGTAGGAAAAATAAATCACCATTTACATAAGTCTTTTCAAACGTGTGTAATGTAGGAAACAAGCTTCATCTGGACTTAAAAGACAGCACTTAAAGTGACTAATATTTAGGGGTTTTGAGTTTACTCTTACTTTCATGCTCTCCAAAACTTGAAAATGAAAGGTTGCCCTCCCCACCACATTCCTCCTGTCTCCACTTGGCAAACGCCGACTTTCCCCCATGGTTCCAACGAGGCTGAACTAACACAGCTTTTGAATTCGCACTTCCTTGTCTGCACATCAAGGATGTCAGCGAAGCCCTGGGAACAGGACGTGTGGGCTGGGTCACTGCTGTTGCCAGGCTCTAAGGGCAAGCTCGTGGGGCTTTCCCAGAAAGGTGATTTTACCCCCTTCCCAACCCCGCCCCCAAAGTGGGTCTTGCTGGTTTGCAATCTGACACTTGTTTATTGCACTTGACACTTGCTTGTTACCATCTAGGCACCCAAGGTCATAGCAGTATTCCTCAACTTGCTAAAAAAGAGCAGCAGAACAAATTAGGTCTGGGGGCCCTGATATGTAGATAAACCTGAAACACAGAAGGGGCCAGGCAGTTCTGTCATTCCGCTGCTTTCTGTGAAGCCCCTGGCAGGGCTGTTCATCAGCCCCGGGGGAGTTACCATAAGACCCACTTGGCACCACCCTGTCTGTCACTGTGGCCAGGTTCCCACCTTGGAAATGCGGCAGGCACTGCCAATCTGAGATGCTGGACTCTTAGCCCCCAAGGGCTAAGTGACCAACTTATCCAGAATTCAGAGTTAGaaagtttctgtttcatttaagACAAAATtagcttcttttaaaattacGACTGCAGTGTGAAGATTTAAAATGAGCTAGTAAGAGCCAACCGTCATGAGATCCCTAAATAACAGTCACCTATGGAAAGTTAAGCAAAGTGTTagacttggggaaggaaatggcccaCGGTACCTAGAGTGAACTTCATAAGAGCCTGTTTTGGATCCAAGATATAGTGAGACTCTTCCTTCACGTCAACGATTGCGGCAAACTCCTTCACCCGAGCGGTGCTCGGAGCACCCAGCCTCTCCGCGTACAACCAGAACAGGTTGGAGTCCAGAAGGTAGATGTTTAGGGTCTTGTTGGTTCTGCAGCTCAGGCCTGTGAAGCTCGAGCTGTTTGCCTCCAGCTCAGGAAAGAGATACCTGTTCTCCTCAATGTGAGGAACAGAGCCCAGGCTCTCAACCTCGCacttcttctccagggaagaaaatgCAATGGGCGGGGTTTCAAAGACACCTTGTTCAGAATCAATGAAGCCTGCTACGCCCCTGTTTATGGTCCTGCAACATGCAGTGTAGTAGCTGAAAGGGCTGTAGAAACTTAGAAAATTGCTGCATTCCATGCTGTCTGATGCCACATGATAAAAGGTTTGCTCCTTGAGGTAGAAAGAATCCAGAGCTGCTGCCATCTCGAAGAAGCTGCACTGGGGCACGGTGACCGAGCTCGGCCTGAGGCTGCCGGCCGTCTGGTTGACACACAGCTCACACACATTGTGGGTTCTGGAGATGGAGTGCCACCGAGGCAGCACCACCGTGTTGCAGCAGGGTGACGCCGTTATCAGCGGCGGGTCCGGGAGCCGGGCTGGGGGCTCAGGTGCCAGGGACTTGAACACCGGGGTGTCCACTCGTCGCAGGTGCTGGAGGAGCCGCTCCACCACCTGGTCCCCATGACAGttgttgtactccaaggccacttCGGTGATCTGAAA from Muntiacus reevesi chromosome 2, mMunRee1.1, whole genome shotgun sequence harbors:
- the TXNDC11 gene encoding thioredoxin domain-containing protein 11 isoform X2, with translation MQKTETLFLFSCNISVSSEPGVLGYFEFNGSPQPPGYLTFFTSALHSLKKDYLGTVRFGVITNKHLAKLVSLVHSGSVYLHRHFNTSLVFPREVINYTAENIYKWALENRETLFRWLRPHGGKSLLLNNELKKGPALFVFIPFNPLAESHPLIDEITEVALEYNNCHGDQVVERLLQHLRRVDTPVFKSLAPEPPARLPDPPLITASPCCNTVVLPRWHSISRTHNVCELCVNQTAGSLRPSSVTVPQCSFFEMAAALDSFYLKEQTFYHVASDSMECSNFLSFYSPFSYYTACCRTINRGVAGFIDSEQGVFETPPIAFSSLEKKCEVESLGSVPHIEENRYLFPELEANSSSFTGLSCRTNKTLNIYLLDSNLFWLYAERLGAPSTARVKEFAAIVDVKEESHYILDPKQALMKFTLESFIQNFSVLYSPLKRHLIGSDSTQFTSQRLITEVTTDTFWEVVLQKQDVLLLYYAQWCGFCPALNHVFIQLARLLPSDTFTVARIDVSQNDLPWEFMVDRLPTVLFFPCNRKDLSVKYPEDLPITLPNLLRFILHHSDPASAPGNLAGPPTAECLQSEAVLQQGHIAHLEREVRKLRAEIGALQRAQAQVEARFASARRDEHRLLRQQHTLERQHDLLRLHSEQLRALYEQKTRELDEVARRLQELADASETLLTENTWLKILVATMERKLEGRDGADDRRPPSKARSEHPEPPGAPRLPTSTPPPANVSSTLASERSPENRTD